Proteins from one Aspergillus nidulans FGSC A4 chromosome VIII genomic window:
- a CDS encoding uncharacterized protein (transcript_id=CADANIAT00002747) has protein sequence MIIMISSGLGRLQVQKPSSKHTGNWLWSSTQIENMSPMRQPNSNYSTKHMNIFLIPKNAKNTTEYINQC, from the exons ATGATTATTATGATATCCTCAGGATTAGGCAGACTGCAGGTTCAGAAGCCATCAAGTAAGCATACAGGAAACTGGCTTTGGTCAAGCACCCAGATCGAAAACATGAGCCCAATGCGACAGCCGAATTCCAACTA CTCAACGAAGCACATGAACATCTTTCTGATCCCAAAAAACGCCAAGAATACGACAGAATATATAAATCAATGCTAA
- a CDS encoding polysaccharide lyase family 20 protein (transcript_id=CADANIAT00002748) has translation MFSRLLSTTVLVALALTSQAAQTFSNTGTIAGWDSTNQEHRGTVQEVSNVAFEGSQALKVTQVYDSSYSGRYHSELVHNAGYRRGETVFYGFAFRLQQDWDFTSQSYNLAQFIADFNDSGCDDWMPSTMIWLQGNQLYSRVKTGTVCAQQTQTFANLASVSAGEWHKIVLQVKWESDSTGFFKVWFDGEKVKEVYDIKTTIAHDRQFHFRVGLYANAWHDQGRLEGSQGTRQVWYDEIGIGSAFADADPSQW, from the coding sequence ATGTTTTCGAGGCTCCTTTCCACCACGGTCCTAGTGGCCCTGGCCCTCACAAGCCAAGCAGCCCAGACCTTCAGCAATACCGGCACCATCGCTGGCTGGGACAGCACCAACCAAGAACACCGCGGCACCGTGCAAGAAGTCAGCAACGTCGCCTTCGAAGGTTCCCAAGCCCTAAAAGTAACACAAGTCTACGATTCCAGCTACAGCGGGCGCTACCACTCGGAGCTCGTACATAACGCCGGCTACCGCCGCGGCGAAACGGTTTTTTATGGCTTTGCGTTCCGCCTGCAACAGGATTGGGACTTTACGAGCCAGTCGTACAATCTCGCGCAGTTTATCGCTGATTTCAACGATTCCGGGTGCGACGACTGGATGCCCTCGACAATGatctggctgcaaggaaaCCAGCTCTACTCGCGCGTGAAGACAGGTACCGTCTGTGCGCAGCAGACACAGACGTTTGCGAATCTAGCGTCCGTCTCGGCGGGTGAATGGCATAAAATTGTTTTGCAGGTGAAATGGGAGTCTGACTCGACGGGATTTTTCAAGGTCTGGTTTGATggggagaaggtcaaggaggtTTACGATATCAAGACGACGATTGCGCATGATCGGCAGTTCCATTTTCGTGTGGGTCTTTATGCGAATGCATGGCATGATCAGGGGCGTTTGGAAGGGAGCCAAGGCACCAGGCAGGTTTGGTATGACGAGATTGGCATTGGAAGTGCTTTTGCAGATGCGGACCCGAGTCAGTGGTAG